From one Nitrospirota bacterium genomic stretch:
- a CDS encoding RHS repeat-associated core domain-containing protein, translated as ALGSVVALTDEAGTIKTQYVYDPYGNTEMIGEPSDNPFQYTGRENDGEGLYYYRARYYSPELQRFISEDPIGLLGGVNLYTYTGNSPVNWIDPLGLKTWVYISVSGGGGFILSGEVGTYYLIDPSTGVYYQFRYGSLGIGLGLGGAVQLEAGTLEGPCDPTEISPWTLTVSGFAAAGKGYSFQATGTSFWGKGEYGGTVGVAGGAGVGVSGMLTHSWYIGKGTVLPKKYQKIYLDLLKTIHR; from the coding sequence TGCTTTAGGGTCTGTGGTTGCATTGACGGATGAGGCAGGCACGATTAAGACGCAGTATGTCTACGACCCATATGGAAATACGGAAATGATAGGTGAACCCTCAGATAATCCTTTTCAGTATACAGGAAGGGAGAATGATGGAGAGGGGTTATATTATTATAGGGCGAGGTATTATTCACCCGAATTGCAAAGATTTATATCGGAAGACCCGATTGGGTTGTTGGGAGGGGTGAATCTTTATACTTACACTGGCAACTCGCCAGTTAATTGGATAGACCCGTTGGGATTAAAAACTTGGGTTTACATCTCTGTTAGTGGGGGTGGCGGTTTTATTTTATCAGGTGAAGTTGGAACATACTATTTAATTGATCCTTCAACAGGGGTATATTACCAATTTAGATATGGTTCTCTTGGTATTGGTCTAGGGCTTGGCGGTGCAGTACAATTGGAGGCGGGAACCCTTGAAGGACCTTGTGACCCAACTGAGATAAGTCCATGGACTCTGACAGTTTCAGGTTTTGCTGCAGCTGGCAAGGGCTATTCGTTTCAAGCTACCGGTACAAGTTTTTGGGGTAAGGGAGAGTATGGTGGGACGGTTGGGGTCGCTGGCGGAGCAGGAGTTGGGGTTTCTGGAATGTTGACGCATTCTTGGTATATTGGTAAGGGGACAGTGCTTCCCAAGAAATATCAGAAAATTTATCTGGATCTTTTAAAAACTATTCATAGATAG